A region from the uncultured Stenotrophomonas sp. genome encodes:
- the mfd gene encoding transcription-repair coupling factor (Evidence 2a : Function of homologous gene experimentally demonstrated in an other organism; PubMedId : 14602898, 8465200; Product type f : factor), translating into MPHHVPYPVPPLPRAGQLRAWWRVPASTSALAWHVARAAQAHGKPLLLVTRDNHGAHQAVADLQTLLGLDAAALPVVPFPDWETLPYDQFSPHPDIISQRLSALHRLPALARGIVVVPVQTLLQRLAPLSYIVGGSFDLKVGQRLDMDAEKRRLESAGYRNVPQVMDPGDFAVRGGLLDVYPMGADAPLRIELLDEDIDSIRAFDPETQRSLDRVEAVKMLPGREVPMDEASLSKVLATLRERFDVDTRRSPLYQDLKAGVLPSGIEYFLPLFFNKTATLFDYLPEGFLTVVAPGVGEAADAFWEQTRGRYEQRRHDIERPLLPPEEIYQSPDSLREQFNRQPRVEVWPADHPRIAEAQALGDQPLPPLPVAAKDAPAGQALKSFLDHYPGRVLVAADSPGRREALLEVLQAAELRPPVVASLPAFLADDAPKFAITVAPLDDGFALAEPPLAVLTERQLFPERAGQPRRARRAGREPEAIIRDLGELNEGSPIVHEDHGVGRYRGLIAMDVGGMPGEFLEIEYAKGDRLYVPVAQLHLISRYSGASPETAPLHSLGGEQWAKAKRKAAEKVRDVAAELLEIQARRQARAGLALDIDRAMYEPFAAGFPFEETPDQLAAIEATLRDLQSSQPMDRVVCGDVGFGKTEVAVRAAFAAASGGKQVAVLVPTTLLAEQHYRNFRDRFADYPLKVEVLSRFKSAKEIKAELDKVAEGTIDVIVGTHRLLQPDVKFKDLGLVIVDEEQRFGVRQKEALKAMRANVHLLTLTATPIPRTLNMAMAGLRDLSIIATPPPNRLAVQTFVTQWDNAQLREAFQRELSRGGQLYFLHNDVESMGRMQRELSELVPEARIGMAHGQMPERELEKVMLDFQKQRFNVLLASTIIESGIDIPNANTIVINRADRFGLAQLHQLRGRVGRSHHRAYAYLLVPDKRAITPDAQKRLDAIASMDELGAGFTLATHDLEIRGAGELLGEDQSGQMAEVGFSLYTELLERAVRSIKAGKLPDLDAGEEARGAEIQLHVPSLIPEDYLPDVHTRLTLYKRISSARDGEALRELQVEMIDRFGLLPDAVKHLFAIAELKLQANALGIRKLELGENGGRIVFESKPDIDPMAVIQLIQKQPKLYQMDGPDKLRIKHPLPLPEDRFNAARALLLTLRPGGN; encoded by the coding sequence ATGCCGCATCACGTCCCCTACCCCGTTCCGCCGCTGCCCCGTGCGGGCCAGCTCCGCGCCTGGTGGCGCGTCCCCGCTTCGACCAGCGCACTGGCGTGGCACGTGGCCCGCGCCGCGCAGGCGCATGGCAAGCCTTTGTTGCTGGTCACGCGCGACAATCACGGCGCGCACCAGGCCGTCGCCGACTTGCAGACCCTGCTCGGCCTTGATGCCGCCGCGCTACCGGTGGTGCCGTTCCCCGACTGGGAAACCCTGCCCTACGACCAGTTCAGCCCGCACCCGGACATCATCAGCCAGCGCCTGAGCGCGCTGCACCGCCTGCCCGCGCTGGCACGCGGCATCGTGGTGGTGCCGGTGCAGACGTTGCTGCAACGGCTGGCGCCGCTGAGCTACATCGTCGGTGGCAGCTTCGACCTGAAGGTCGGCCAGCGGCTGGACATGGACGCGGAAAAGCGCCGGCTGGAGAGCGCCGGCTACCGCAACGTGCCGCAGGTGATGGACCCGGGCGACTTTGCCGTGCGCGGCGGCCTGCTCGACGTCTACCCGATGGGCGCGGACGCACCGCTGCGCATCGAGCTGCTGGACGAGGACATCGACTCGATCCGCGCGTTCGACCCCGAAACGCAGCGCTCGCTGGACAGGGTCGAGGCGGTGAAGATGCTGCCCGGCCGCGAAGTGCCGATGGACGAGGCCAGTCTGTCGAAGGTGCTGGCCACGCTGCGCGAACGCTTCGACGTCGATACCCGGCGCAGCCCGCTCTACCAGGACCTGAAGGCCGGCGTACTGCCTTCGGGCATCGAATATTTCCTGCCGCTGTTCTTCAACAAGACGGCAACATTGTTCGACTACCTGCCCGAAGGCTTCCTGACAGTGGTCGCCCCCGGCGTCGGTGAAGCGGCCGATGCATTCTGGGAGCAGACCCGCGGCCGCTACGAGCAGCGCCGCCACGACATCGAGCGGCCGCTGCTGCCGCCGGAGGAGATCTACCAGTCGCCGGACAGCCTGCGCGAGCAGTTCAACAGGCAGCCGCGCGTGGAAGTGTGGCCGGCCGACCACCCGCGCATCGCCGAGGCGCAGGCACTGGGCGACCAGCCGCTGCCGCCGTTGCCGGTCGCAGCCAAGGACGCGCCGGCCGGGCAGGCGCTGAAATCCTTCCTCGATCACTACCCCGGCCGGGTGCTGGTCGCCGCCGATTCGCCGGGCCGCCGCGAGGCCTTGCTGGAAGTGTTGCAGGCCGCCGAACTGCGCCCGCCGGTGGTAGCCAGCCTGCCCGCCTTCCTTGCCGACGATGCGCCGAAATTCGCCATCACCGTTGCTCCGCTCGACGATGGCTTCGCGCTGGCCGAGCCACCGCTGGCGGTGCTCACCGAGCGCCAGCTGTTCCCCGAGCGCGCCGGACAGCCGCGCAGGGCGCGCCGCGCGGGACGCGAACCGGAAGCCATCATCCGCGACCTCGGCGAGCTGAACGAAGGTTCGCCCATCGTCCACGAGGACCACGGCGTCGGCCGCTACCGCGGCCTAATCGCGATGGACGTGGGCGGCATGCCCGGCGAGTTCCTCGAAATCGAATACGCCAAGGGCGACCGCCTGTACGTGCCGGTCGCGCAGTTGCACCTGATCAGCCGCTACTCCGGCGCCTCGCCGGAAACCGCGCCGCTGCACTCGCTGGGCGGCGAGCAATGGGCCAAGGCCAAGCGCAAGGCCGCCGAGAAGGTGCGCGACGTCGCCGCCGAACTGCTGGAAATCCAGGCCCGGCGGCAGGCCCGCGCCGGGCTGGCGCTGGACATCGACCGCGCCATGTACGAGCCGTTCGCGGCCGGCTTCCCGTTCGAGGAAACGCCCGACCAGCTGGCCGCGATCGAAGCCACGCTGCGCGACCTGCAATCGTCGCAGCCGATGGATCGCGTGGTCTGCGGCGACGTCGGCTTCGGCAAGACCGAGGTGGCCGTGCGCGCCGCCTTCGCCGCCGCCAGCGGCGGCAAGCAGGTGGCGGTGCTGGTGCCGACCACGCTGCTGGCCGAACAGCACTACCGCAACTTCCGCGACCGCTTCGCCGATTACCCGCTCAAGGTCGAAGTGCTGTCGCGCTTCAAGTCCGCCAAGGAGATCAAGGCCGAACTGGACAAGGTCGCCGAGGGCACCATCGACGTGATCGTCGGCACCCACCGGCTGCTGCAGCCGGACGTGAAGTTCAAGGACCTCGGGCTGGTCATCGTCGATGAAGAACAGCGCTTCGGTGTGCGCCAGAAGGAAGCGCTGAAGGCAATGCGCGCCAACGTGCACCTGCTGACGCTGACCGCTACGCCGATTCCGCGCACGTTGAACATGGCGATGGCCGGGCTGCGCGACCTGTCGATAATTGCCACGCCGCCGCCAAACCGGCTGGCGGTGCAGACCTTCGTCACCCAATGGGACAATGCGCAGCTGCGCGAGGCATTCCAGCGCGAGCTGTCGCGCGGTGGCCAGCTGTATTTCCTGCACAACGACGTGGAAAGCATGGGCCGGATGCAGCGCGAGCTGTCCGAACTGGTGCCCGAGGCGCGCATCGGCATGGCCCACGGGCAGATGCCCGAGCGCGAACTGGAAAAGGTGATGCTGGATTTCCAGAAGCAGCGCTTCAACGTGCTGCTAGCCAGCACCATCATCGAATCGGGCATCGACATCCCCAACGCCAACACCATCGTCATCAACCGCGCCGACCGCTTCGGCCTTGCGCAGCTGCACCAGCTGCGCGGCCGCGTTGGTCGCTCGCACCACCGTGCCTATGCCTACCTGCTGGTGCCGGACAAGCGCGCGATCACCCCCGACGCGCAGAAGCGGCTGGACGCCATCGCCTCGATGGACGAACTCGGTGCGGGCTTCACCCTGGCCACGCACGACCTGGAAATCCGCGGTGCGGGCGAACTGCTCGGCGAGGACCAGAGCGGGCAGATGGCCGAGGTCGGCTTCAGCCTCTATACCGAGCTGCTGGAGCGTGCGGTGCGCTCGATCAAGGCCGGCAAGCTGCCGGACCTGGACGCCGGCGAGGAAGCGCGCGGCGCCGAAATCCAGCTGCACGTGCCGTCGCTGATCCCCGAGGATTACCTGCCTGACGTGCACACGCGGCTGACGCTGTACAAGCGCATTTCCAGCGCGCGCGACGGCGAGG
- a CDS encoding conserved hypothetical protein (Evidence 4 : Homologs of previously reported genes of unknown function) yields the protein MATRNRMPPWHENFKAPSGRELLIRPIRPEDGAPLQGAFALFGPEEVRDRFLQAVDVLSDETAQRLTHPNPKTEIALVVAEPLPPGEAVVGAVARASIIPGTRDAEYAILVSRFLVGQGLGRQLMRKLVKWARGKYLDRMYGDIAQDNEPMLQLAASLGFRQVPHPASTPGLVRMVLELGS from the coding sequence ATGGCTACCCGCAACCGCATGCCGCCGTGGCATGAAAACTTCAAGGCTCCCAGTGGCCGGGAACTGCTGATCCGCCCCATCCGCCCCGAAGACGGTGCGCCGCTGCAAGGCGCCTTCGCGCTGTTCGGGCCGGAAGAAGTCCGCGACCGCTTCCTGCAGGCGGTGGACGTGTTGTCGGACGAGACCGCCCAGCGCCTGACCCACCCCAACCCGAAAACCGAAATCGCGCTGGTCGTCGCCGAGCCGCTGCCGCCCGGCGAGGCCGTGGTCGGCGCAGTGGCGCGCGCCTCGATCATCCCCGGCACCCGCGACGCCGAATACGCCATCCTGGTCAGCCGTTTCCTCGTCGGCCAGGGCCTGGGCCGGCAGCTGATGCGCAAGCTGGTGAAGTGGGCGCGCGGCAAGTACCTGGACCGCATGTACGGCGACATCGCGCAGGACAACGAGCCGATGCTGCAACTGGCCGCATCGCTGGGTTTCCGGCAGGTGCCGCACCCGGCCAGTACGCCGGGGCTGGTGCGGATGGTGCTGGAGCTGGGCAGCTGA
- the rlmJ gene encoding Ribosomal RNA large subunit methyltransferase J, with product MNYRHAFHAGNHADVLKHIVLLALIDAFKRKETPFFVLDTHAGRGRYLLASEESRKTLEIEDGVMRLMAQPQLPPVVERYLKAVQADNPVGSMICYPGSPLLAAQAMRAQDRLAACELQEEEAAALKALFAHDGRVGVHAGDGYALIRSLLPPKANGDKIGRGLVLIDPPYEAQDAEYQRILAALAETLSRWPQATCAVWFPIKQRRSILHFFRKAAALPIKSALLAELLVRPDDSPLRLNGSGMLLLNAPWQFDQVLAPAMPVLKQHLGEKGASTRLEWLKASA from the coding sequence ATGAACTACCGCCACGCCTTCCATGCCGGCAACCATGCCGACGTGCTCAAGCACATCGTCCTGCTGGCGCTGATCGACGCCTTCAAGCGCAAGGAAACCCCGTTCTTTGTGCTCGACACCCACGCCGGGCGCGGCCGCTACCTGCTGGCCAGCGAGGAAAGCCGCAAGACGCTGGAAATCGAGGACGGCGTGATGCGGCTGATGGCGCAGCCGCAACTGCCGCCGGTGGTCGAGCGTTACCTCAAGGCGGTGCAGGCCGACAACCCGGTCGGCAGCATGATCTGCTACCCCGGCTCGCCCCTGCTGGCCGCGCAGGCCATGCGCGCGCAGGATCGGCTGGCCGCCTGCGAACTGCAGGAAGAGGAGGCCGCCGCGCTCAAGGCCCTGTTCGCCCATGACGGCCGCGTCGGCGTGCATGCGGGCGATGGCTACGCGCTGATCCGCTCGTTGCTGCCGCCCAAGGCCAACGGCGACAAGATCGGCCGCGGGCTGGTGTTGATCGATCCCCCCTACGAGGCGCAGGACGCCGAATACCAGCGCATCCTCGCCGCACTGGCCGAAACCCTGTCGCGCTGGCCGCAGGCCACCTGCGCGGTGTGGTTCCCGATCAAGCAGCGCCGCAGCATCCTGCACTTCTTCCGCAAGGCGGCCGCATTGCCGATCAAATCCGCCCTGCTGGCCGAGCTGCTGGTGCGCCCGGACGACTCCCCGTTGCGCCTGAACGGCAGCGGCATGCTCCTGCTCAACGCACCGTGGCAGTTCGACCAGGTGCTGGCACCGGCCATGCCGGTGCTGAAACAACACCTGGGCGAAAAGGGGGCCTCGACCCGGCTGGAATGGCTCAAGGCCAGCGCCTGA
- the creB gene encoding DNA-binding response regulator in two-component regulatory system with CreC (Evidence 2a : Function of homologous gene experimentally demonstrated in an other organism; PubMedId : 3531171; Product type r : regulator) gives MSEPAARVLVVEDEAAIADTVLYALRSEGYAAEHCALGRPALERLREGGVDVLVLDVGLPGLDGYQVRRPLRAERQVPVIFLTARNDEFDRVLGLELGADDYVGKPFSPRELVARVRARLRRPAPVGAGDAGWVRQGAFAIDREGRRVRYRDSLLDLTRYEYALLAALLQRPGAILSRAQLMERGWDHASDSADRTVDTHVKTLRAKLRAAGAVADPVRTHRGLGYALDV, from the coding sequence ATGTCCGAACCCGCCGCCCGCGTGCTCGTCGTCGAGGACGAGGCCGCCATTGCCGATACCGTGCTGTACGCGCTGCGCAGCGAGGGCTACGCCGCCGAGCATTGCGCGCTTGGGCGGCCGGCGCTGGAGCGGTTGCGTGAAGGCGGCGTCGATGTGCTGGTGCTGGACGTGGGCCTGCCGGGCCTGGACGGCTACCAGGTGCGACGGCCCCTGCGCGCCGAGCGGCAGGTGCCGGTGATCTTCCTCACCGCGCGCAACGACGAGTTCGACCGGGTACTGGGGCTGGAGCTGGGGGCCGACGATTACGTGGGCAAGCCGTTCTCGCCGCGCGAGCTGGTGGCGCGGGTGCGGGCGCGGCTGCGGCGGCCGGCGCCGGTGGGCGCGGGCGATGCGGGATGGGTGCGGCAGGGCGCGTTCGCGATCGACCGCGAGGGGCGGCGGGTGCGTTACCGCGATTCACTGCTGGACCTGACGCGCTACGAATATGCCCTGCTGGCGGCGTTGTTGCAGCGGCCGGGTGCGATCCTGAGCCGGGCGCAGTTGATGGAGCGCGGGTGGGATCATGCCAGCGACAGCGCCGACCGTACGGTGGATACGCACGTCAAGACGTTGCGGGCGAAGTTGCGGGCGGCCGGGGCGGTGGCCGACCCGGTCCGGACGCATCGTGGGCTGGGGTATGCGTTGGATGTCTAG
- a CDS encoding hypothetical protein (Evidence 5 : No homology to any previously reported sequences): MLYPLTKHLDSIVPHPNPSPAGRGA, from the coding sequence TTGCTTTATCCATTAACCAAGCACCTGGACTCCATCGTCCCTCACCCCAACCCCTCTCCCGCAGGGAGAGGGGCTTAA
- a CDS encoding conserved exported hypothetical protein (Evidence 4 : Homologs of previously reported genes of unknown function) — MPLLLLLLLLLLLLLLLLLLLLLVILLSLWLLTFRVPFRSDGADGKDPKGDVHGCTSFFDTTGMSCRKIPAAE, encoded by the coding sequence TTGCCATTGTTGCTGTTGCTGTTGCTGTTGCTGTTGCTGTTGCTGTTGCTGTTGCTGTTGCTGTTGCTCGTGATTTTGCTGTCGCTCTGGCTTTTGACTTTCCGGGTTCCCTTCCGCAGCGACGGAGCCGACGGGAAAGACCCGAAGGGCGACGTGCATGGATGCACGTCGTTTTTCGACACGACAGGGATGTCGTGTCGAAAAATCCCGGCGGCGGAGTGA
- the creC gene encoding sensory histidine kinase in two-component regulatory system with CreB or PhoB, regulator of the CreBC regulon (Evidence 2a : Function of homologous gene experimentally demonstrated in an other organism; PubMedId : 2228961, 2835585, 3531171; Product type r : regulator): MRLGLKLFLGFFLIVGIAAFFVMRVFVGEVKPGVRQAMESTLVDAANVLAVMAAPDLKAGRMADGDFAAQLAAAQRRDPEAMVWRFPKRSIDYRVTVTDARGIVVYDSRGQDVGRDNSRWNDVYRTLRGEYGARSSPEVPGDETRTVMHVAAPVRDPADGRTLIGVLTLAQPNDSIAPFIAASQRAIVARGAWLIGLSALIGLLMTWWLARGIGGLSRYARAVSAGEPVPPPKPRRDEIGELGQALETMRRKLQGKAYVEQYVQSLTHEMKSPLAAIRGAAELLQEPLPEAERQRFAANIAQQERRLTETIDQLLRLAEVEQHGWLQHRAALDLCALCRQLAEEAGPRLQAMRLRLECELPGRAPVQGDAFLLRQALGNLLDNAIAFSPSDATILLQVRRQDTGWEVTLADAGPGVPDYALERVFERFYSLARPGSGQRSSGLGLPFVAEVARLHGGQARLRNRPEGGAAASLWLPMA; this comes from the coding sequence ATGCGCCTCGGCCTGAAACTCTTCCTCGGTTTCTTCCTGATCGTCGGCATCGCCGCGTTCTTCGTGATGCGGGTGTTCGTGGGCGAGGTGAAGCCCGGCGTGCGGCAGGCGATGGAGTCCACGCTGGTAGATGCGGCCAATGTGCTGGCGGTGATGGCCGCGCCGGACCTGAAGGCCGGGCGCATGGCCGATGGCGATTTCGCCGCGCAGCTGGCCGCCGCGCAGCGGCGTGACCCCGAGGCGATGGTGTGGCGCTTTCCCAAGCGCAGCATCGATTACCGGGTCACCGTGACCGATGCGCGCGGCATCGTGGTGTACGACTCCCGCGGGCAGGATGTGGGCCGCGACAACTCGCGCTGGAACGATGTCTACCGCACCCTGCGCGGCGAGTATGGCGCGCGCTCCAGTCCCGAGGTGCCCGGTGACGAAACCCGCACGGTGATGCACGTGGCCGCGCCGGTACGTGATCCGGCTGATGGCCGCACCCTGATAGGGGTGCTCACGCTGGCCCAGCCCAACGACAGCATCGCCCCGTTCATCGCCGCCAGCCAGCGCGCCATCGTCGCGCGCGGGGCATGGCTGATCGGCCTGTCGGCGCTGATCGGGTTGTTGATGACATGGTGGCTGGCACGCGGCATCGGCGGTTTGAGCCGCTATGCCAGGGCGGTCAGTGCCGGCGAGCCGGTGCCGCCGCCGAAGCCGCGCCGCGACGAGATCGGCGAGCTCGGCCAGGCGCTGGAAACCATGCGCCGCAAGCTGCAGGGCAAGGCCTATGTCGAGCAGTACGTGCAGTCGCTGACGCACGAGATGAAAAGCCCGCTGGCGGCGATACGCGGTGCCGCCGAGCTGTTGCAGGAGCCGTTGCCGGAAGCCGAGCGGCAACGTTTCGCCGCCAACATCGCGCAGCAGGAGCGGCGCCTGACCGAAACCATCGACCAGCTGCTGCGGCTGGCCGAGGTGGAGCAGCACGGCTGGTTGCAGCACCGCGCGGCGCTGGACCTGTGCGCGCTGTGCCGGCAGCTGGCCGAGGAGGCCGGGCCGCGCCTGCAGGCGATGCGGCTGCGGCTGGAGTGTGAGCTGCCCGGACGGGCGCCGGTGCAGGGTGATGCGTTCCTGCTGCGGCAGGCGCTGGGCAACCTGCTGGACAACGCCATCGCGTTCTCGCCGAGCGACGCGACCATCCTGCTGCAGGTGCGGCGGCAGGATACGGGCTGGGAGGTGACGCTGGCCGATGCAGGTCCGGGCGTGCCGGACTATGCGCTGGAGCGGGTGTTCGAGCGTTTCTATTCGCTGGCGCGCCCTGGCAGCGGCCAACGCAGCTCCGGGCTGGGGCTGCCGTTCGTGGCCGAGGTGGCGCGCCTGCATGGTGGGCAGGCACGGTTGCGCAACCGCCCGGAAGGCGGGGCGGCGGCGAGCCTGTGGTTGCCGATGGCGTAG